The proteins below are encoded in one region of Clostridium estertheticum:
- a CDS encoding sigma-54-dependent Fis family transcriptional regulator, whose product MTIKLLAIVPYEGLRELLKDVCSKYENIVMDIEIADLNGSIPIAREADKRGYDIILSRGGTANIIREYAEIPVIEIPVSGYDILHVLTLIKNSSTKMAAIGFSNICKGTEIVRKLLNIDLPIYSLNKETEVTQVLQKAFNDGIQIVLGDVVTVRAAKEMGYHGILITSGYESVNEAFKEVQRIYDILLKGKAKVNLLEKLLESSSLGVIAVDGQNIIRYTNSAAARILGEETVKLIGDVLAYHVPIIVNLIKNIVNEGKKDVKQYIYIKKKQVYINIVSCPDEIEARYIISLVTDESKIKNSLVQMPSGISTFAQIVGSSVAIKKCIQKAKKLAGLDGNVWIYGESGSGKCMFAQAIHSESSFRKNSFYILDCKQLSELELESELFGNENVVGLIQKGEKGTLYLKDIDGMKLSMQERIVLEVNKGTSMRIIASSSIPFEKSTIREEFSKKLFSIIGELYLKIPSIKERLEDIEEIVRIKIADYNSQYGKQIVGMRAEVINKLMNESWPGNVKELINIITEMPAASDGPYIELSEVDEILRRHEESHKKLSQNTMMVDIGGSWEEIEKKILWHILQEEDMNQSSTAERLGINRTTIWRKLKEYDTTMLQK is encoded by the coding sequence ATGACAATAAAATTATTGGCAATAGTCCCATATGAAGGTTTAAGAGAATTGCTTAAAGATGTATGTAGCAAGTATGAAAATATTGTTATGGACATAGAAATTGCGGATTTAAATGGATCAATACCAATTGCTAGAGAAGCTGATAAAAGGGGTTATGATATTATCCTCAGCCGTGGAGGTACTGCAAATATAATACGTGAATACGCTGAAATACCAGTTATTGAAATTCCTGTGTCAGGTTATGATATTCTTCATGTATTAACGTTAATTAAAAATTCAAGTACAAAGATGGCAGCTATAGGATTTAGTAATATATGCAAAGGAACTGAGATTGTTAGAAAATTACTTAATATAGATTTACCAATATATTCACTTAACAAAGAAACAGAAGTAACACAGGTGCTGCAAAAGGCATTTAATGATGGTATACAAATTGTGCTAGGAGATGTTGTTACAGTCAGGGCTGCTAAAGAAATGGGTTACCATGGGATACTTATTACTTCAGGTTATGAATCAGTAAATGAAGCATTTAAAGAAGTGCAGAGGATATATGATATTTTACTTAAAGGAAAAGCTAAGGTAAACCTTTTGGAGAAGTTACTTGAATCAAGTAGTTTAGGTGTAATAGCAGTTGACGGTCAAAATATTATTAGATATACAAACAGTGCAGCGGCAAGGATTTTAGGGGAAGAAACGGTTAAACTTATAGGAGATGTTCTTGCCTATCATGTACCTATTATAGTAAATTTAATTAAAAACATCGTAAATGAGGGTAAGAAAGATGTTAAACAATATATTTATATAAAGAAAAAGCAAGTATACATTAACATAGTATCTTGCCCCGATGAAATTGAGGCACGGTACATAATATCTCTAGTAACTGATGAGTCAAAAATAAAAAATTCGTTAGTACAAATGCCGTCTGGTATTTCAACTTTTGCTCAAATAGTTGGTTCAAGTGTTGCTATAAAAAAATGTATTCAAAAGGCGAAAAAACTTGCGGGTTTAGATGGAAATGTCTGGATTTATGGCGAAAGTGGAAGTGGAAAATGTATGTTTGCCCAGGCGATCCATTCAGAAAGTTCATTTAGAAAAAACTCGTTTTATATTTTGGACTGTAAGCAACTATCTGAGTTAGAACTAGAAAGTGAATTATTTGGAAATGAGAATGTTGTAGGTCTAATACAAAAGGGAGAAAAGGGGACACTTTATCTTAAGGATATTGATGGTATGAAACTTAGTATGCAAGAAAGGATAGTTCTTGAGGTTAACAAAGGTACTTCAATGAGGATAATTGCATCATCTAGTATTCCGTTTGAAAAATCTACCATTAGAGAAGAATTTTCTAAAAAACTTTTTTCTATAATTGGAGAACTATATTTGAAAATACCGTCTATAAAGGAACGTTTAGAAGATATTGAAGAAATTGTTAGAATTAAGATAGCGGATTATAATTCACAGTATGGCAAGCAGATTGTTGGGATGAGAGCTGAGGTAATTAACAAATTGATGAATGAGAGTTGGCCTGGTAATGTGAAAGAACTAATTAATATTATTACAGAAATGCCTGCTGCGTCAGATGGGCCGTATATTGAATTAAGTGAGGTAGATGAAATTCTAAGGAGGCATGAGGAATCTCATAAAAAATTATCGCAAAATACGATGATGGTAGATATAGGTGGTTCTTGGGAAGAAATCGAAAAAAAGATTTTGTGGCATATTTTGCAAGAGGAAGATATGAATCAATCTAGTACTGCGGAAAGGTTAGGAATCAATAGGACAACTATTTGGAGAAAATTAAAGGAATATGATACAACAATGTTGCAAAAATAA
- a CDS encoding DUF6440 family protein, whose translation MFGKEKKEKRFVIKEEQSLGFGAVYIVVDTQTGVNYITTVGSGMNGMTPLLDSDGKVVVDR comes from the coding sequence ATGTTTGGGAAAGAAAAAAAGGAAAAGAGATTTGTTATTAAAGAAGAACAGTCATTAGGATTTGGTGCAGTATATATCGTTGTTGATACTCAGACAGGAGTTAATTACATAACGACTGTTGGATCTGGTATGAATGGAATGACGCCATTATTAGATTCAGATGGTAAGGTAGTAGTTGATAGATAA
- a CDS encoding alpha/beta fold hydrolase, which yields MKRNVSKKFISTLVAATLMLGSFSMNAYAKEQNNQFEGKVSIGDFGLYTKIAGKGKISVVFDSGYGDGINTDSDPKKGWGEIQQKISEYARTVTYDRAGLGKSDDTANREPLNDIDRQLLMNNKFSSVSYDSSIFKKGNGKTAIDKARNLHALLKAKGVKAPYLLVAHSIGSFDVVEFTKLYPKEVAGIIMVDMMNFINSDMPEMKEVFVGQFTKADGTLDEQLQSAQQVYQAGDVLRNVPLTYLSAVDEGMGPIYQAVVNAEQEDWLRCSNYSKRIPVPNSGHYIYIDQPQYVVNAIKDMINTIENKNSQHKDNNYLAMQK from the coding sequence ATGAAAAGAAATGTATCAAAAAAATTTATATCTACTCTAGTAGCGGCTACACTAATGTTGGGGTCATTCTCAATGAATGCATATGCTAAGGAACAGAATAATCAATTTGAAGGCAAGGTAAGCATAGGTGATTTCGGGCTATATACTAAAATAGCAGGAAAGGGTAAGATTTCTGTAGTGTTTGATTCAGGTTATGGTGATGGTATAAATACTGATAGTGATCCGAAAAAAGGTTGGGGGGAAATTCAACAGAAAATATCTGAATATGCAAGAACAGTAACATATGATAGAGCGGGGCTTGGAAAAAGTGATGACACTGCTAATAGAGAACCATTAAATGATATAGATAGACAATTATTGATGAATAATAAATTTTCTTCAGTATCTTATGATAGCTCAATATTTAAAAAAGGTAATGGTAAAACAGCCATTGATAAAGCTCGTAACTTACATGCCCTTTTAAAAGCAAAAGGTGTTAAAGCACCCTATCTTTTGGTAGCTCATTCAATAGGTAGCTTTGATGTTGTTGAATTTACAAAATTGTATCCAAAAGAGGTTGCAGGCATAATTATGGTGGATATGATGAATTTCATTAATTCAGATATGCCAGAAATGAAAGAAGTTTTCGTAGGGCAGTTTACTAAGGCAGATGGCACACTTGATGAACAGTTACAAAGTGCACAGCAGGTGTACCAAGCAGGAGATGTACTTAGAAATGTACCACTAACTTACTTATCAGCTGTTGATGAAGGCATGGGTCCAATATATCAAGCAGTTGTAAATGCAGAACAAGAAGATTGGCTTAGGTGCTCTAATTACTCTAAAAGAATACCAGTTCCAAATTCTGGACATTATATATACATAGACCAACCTCAGTACGTAGTAAATGCAATTAAAGACATGATTAATACTATAGAAAATAAAAATTCTCAACACAAGGATAACAATTATTTAGCAATGCAGAAATAG
- a CDS encoding FN3 domain-containing metallophosphoesterase family protein: MKKVKKIGVLSSLIAFIFVFTLATNGIFGSNSKTTIALAAGVDTTITDIALTPGSDPTQLNFAWYSANSTTSSLVQVALKSDMSGSTFPIDKAVNFKGTSTAGNEGHFSNKVTATGFKESTAYVYRLGDGTNWSTVNNYTTHSTSQYSILVAGDPQIGASGSVASDGAGWVDTMNKASLKFPNASFLLSVGDQVNNGKEVADATTKKEINESEYTQYFRPTQFTSLPIAVIAGNHETYGDGHLSHFNVPNMSTTYGTVAGSGSVIGTTGGDSYFTYGNTLYLMLNSNNVSEDGHMAFMKSAIAANPNAKWKVVSMHHSVYSSADHETDADIITRRTILPAMFDKLGIDVVLDGHDHCYTRTNQMLGGVSQKTTTDANGAVVNPKGTLYMTFNSASGSKYYEMQSPNLNGTYEAVKQQIHVPTISLMSVTNNALTISTYRTDTMAQTDTYTIAKAPTTNYDAMANGTVLIGTKAFALDYANDPLNAQEINNAVVGGGAIYVKNFSSNWIDNLTGLASMPK, from the coding sequence ATGAAAAAAGTTAAGAAAATAGGAGTGTTAAGTTCCCTAATTGCATTTATATTTGTATTTACATTGGCAACGAATGGAATATTTGGATCAAATAGCAAGACGACAATAGCTTTAGCTGCAGGTGTCGATACTACTATCACAGATATAGCATTAACTCCAGGTAGCGATCCAACGCAATTAAATTTTGCTTGGTATTCTGCGAATAGCACAACCTCTAGTTTAGTACAGGTTGCATTAAAGTCTGATATGAGTGGAAGCACATTCCCTATTGATAAGGCAGTAAACTTTAAGGGCACTAGTACTGCAGGAAATGAAGGCCATTTCTCTAACAAGGTAACTGCAACTGGATTTAAAGAATCTACAGCTTATGTATATCGCTTAGGTGATGGTACTAATTGGAGTACAGTTAATAATTACACTACTCATAGTACAAGCCAGTATAGCATATTAGTAGCTGGTGACCCACAGATTGGTGCAAGTGGTAGTGTAGCAAGCGATGGAGCAGGTTGGGTTGATACAATGAACAAAGCTTCATTAAAATTTCCTAATGCCAGCTTCTTACTATCAGTAGGAGATCAAGTTAATAATGGTAAAGAAGTTGCTGATGCTACTACAAAAAAAGAAATTAATGAATCAGAGTATACACAATATTTTAGGCCAACTCAGTTTACAAGTTTACCAATAGCCGTTATCGCAGGTAATCATGAAACTTACGGAGATGGACATTTGTCTCACTTTAATGTACCAAATATGTCAACAACATATGGTACAGTTGCAGGTTCTGGATCGGTTATAGGTACAACAGGTGGAGATTCTTACTTCACATATGGTAATACTTTATACTTGATGCTTAATAGTAATAACGTAAGTGAAGACGGTCATATGGCATTTATGAAAAGTGCTATTGCAGCAAATCCAAATGCAAAATGGAAGGTAGTTTCAATGCATCATTCTGTATATAGTTCTGCAGATCATGAAACAGATGCAGACATAATAACAAGAAGAACAATTCTTCCAGCAATGTTTGATAAGCTTGGAATTGATGTAGTTTTAGATGGTCACGATCATTGTTATACTAGAACAAATCAAATGTTAGGTGGAGTATCACAGAAAACTACAACAGATGCAAATGGAGCTGTTGTAAACCCTAAAGGAACACTTTATATGACATTTAACTCTGCCAGCGGAAGTAAATATTATGAGATGCAATCACCTAATCTTAATGGTACTTATGAAGCTGTTAAACAACAAATTCATGTTCCAACTATTTCACTAATGAGCGTAACAAATAACGCTTTAACAATTTCAACATATAGAACTGACACAATGGCACAGACAGATACTTACACAATAGCTAAAGCACCAACAACTAATTATGATGCAATGGCTAATGGTACTGTACTAATAGGAACAAAAGCATTTGCTTTAGATTATGCGAATGATCCATTAAATGCGCAGGAAATCAATAATGCAGTAGTAGGTGGTGGAGCAATTTATGTTAAAAATTTTTCAAGCAATTGGATAGACAATCTTACAGGATTAGCATCAATGCCAAAATAG
- a CDS encoding YibE/F family protein, which produces MLKASRAFKFTTLIIGILLFSLFLYFLNSSTRFTHNNQNSTSYVKYEKAKVLVVENESLKSYPNATKIYLGTQQIKIKILTGVHKGDIKTITNFLSDTHNVYVNQGMKIIVDVDTGNPNMYAVTVYNYYRAPVQYVFILIFFVALCLIGGKKGVRSAIGILISFILIFYMFLPIIYRGYSPILASILLVIISSCVTLFLLNGWSAKTVSAILGTILGVFVAGSIATLICNLAHLSGFNMADVESLNMISTQSNMQVQWLLTAGILISSLGAVMDVSISIASSVQEIYSLNPKLTEKELFISGMNVGRDMMGTMVNTLILAFAGTSLSMFIVIYSYNLTNNQLFNMDMVNIVVLEGLTGSFAVILTVPIIAYISSQLIPDWIKNEKEKDIDSSEQVGIDLK; this is translated from the coding sequence ATGTTAAAAGCTTCAAGAGCATTTAAATTTACCACCTTAATTATAGGTATATTGTTATTTTCCCTTTTTCTGTATTTTCTAAATTCCAGTACTCGCTTCACCCATAATAATCAAAATTCTACTTCCTATGTTAAATATGAAAAAGCGAAGGTATTGGTTGTGGAAAATGAATCTTTAAAAAGTTACCCAAATGCAACTAAGATTTATCTTGGCACTCAACAAATAAAAATAAAGATTCTTACAGGAGTTCATAAAGGAGACATTAAGACAATTACAAACTTTTTATCAGATACTCACAATGTCTACGTTAATCAAGGAATGAAGATTATTGTGGATGTTGATACTGGAAACCCAAATATGTACGCAGTCACCGTCTACAATTATTATAGAGCGCCTGTTCAATATGTTTTTATTTTAATATTCTTTGTAGCATTGTGCTTAATTGGTGGAAAGAAAGGCGTGAGATCTGCTATCGGTATCTTAATTTCTTTTATTCTTATCTTTTATATGTTTCTCCCAATAATATACAGAGGATATTCACCCATTTTGGCTTCTATTTTGCTGGTAATTATATCTTCTTGTGTTACATTATTTTTACTAAATGGGTGGAGTGCAAAAACGGTATCAGCTATTTTAGGTACCATACTTGGGGTCTTCGTTGCGGGTAGCATTGCCACTCTTATCTGCAATCTAGCTCATTTATCAGGATTTAATATGGCTGATGTGGAATCATTAAATATGATTTCAACACAATCAAACATGCAAGTTCAATGGTTACTAACAGCTGGAATTCTAATATCTTCCCTTGGTGCTGTAATGGATGTTAGTATATCTATTGCTTCTTCCGTACAAGAGATATATTCATTAAACCCTAAACTTACTGAAAAAGAACTATTCATATCTGGTATGAATGTAGGCAGAGATATGATGGGAACCATGGTAAATACCCTTATTCTTGCGTTTGCAGGTACTTCACTTAGCATGTTTATAGTAATTTACTCTTACAATTTAACTAACAATCAATTGTTTAATATGGATATGGTGAACATAGTGGTGCTCGAAGGCTTAACTGGTAGTTTTGCTGTGATTTTAACCGTTCCAATTATAGCCTATATTTCCTCGCAACTTATTCCAGACTGGATTAAAAATGAAAAGGAAAAAGATATAGATAGTAGTGAACAAGTGGGTATTGATCTAAAATAG
- a CDS encoding mannitol dehydrogenase family protein, with amino-acid sequence MKQINLELNKSSIKKVEGWKKAGIELPEFDFDNMSSLTSENPTWVHFGAGNIFRGFIAVLQQTLLNSGIADTGIVAVEGYDYEIIDKIYIPYDNLSLLVTMKPDGSLDKKVIGSIGESLVCDYSREDEWKRLQTIFTKASLSMVSFTITEKGYSIKNISQEDVADGLKHPRSVIAKVASLMYGRYKTLELPIALVSMDNCSHNGEKLYNAINSIVEKWANDGLVEKGFLKYINNPDKVSFPWSMIDKITPRPSDSVKKTLNLSGFDSTDIVITKGNTYIAPFVNAEGPQYLVLEDSFPNGRMPLEKAGVFFTDRETVERVEKMKVCTCLNPLHTALAIFGCLLGFNLIADEMKDPALKKLVENIGYIEGMPVVVNPKIFNPEDFIKEVIEVRLPNPYIPDTPQRIVSDTSQKIGIRFGETIKSYIEREDLDPKSLKYIPLAIAGWCRYLMAKDDNGKEMELSPDPLLNKLKAYVSDIKLSETENVGNKLKPILSNEEIFGLNLYTIGLGEKVENYFNEMIAGVGTVRLTLNKYVNCK; translated from the coding sequence ATGAAACAAATAAACTTAGAGTTAAATAAATCAAGTATTAAAAAAGTAGAAGGATGGAAAAAAGCAGGAATAGAACTTCCAGAATTTGATTTTGATAATATGTCATCTTTAACTAGTGAGAATCCTACATGGGTACATTTTGGAGCAGGAAACATATTTCGTGGATTTATTGCAGTATTGCAACAAACATTATTAAATAGTGGCATTGCAGATACCGGGATTGTGGCAGTAGAGGGTTATGATTATGAAATTATAGACAAAATTTATATTCCTTATGATAATTTAAGTTTGCTCGTAACTATGAAGCCAGATGGTAGCTTAGATAAAAAAGTCATTGGAAGTATAGGTGAAAGTTTAGTATGTGATTATTCAAGGGAAGATGAATGGAAACGCCTACAAACAATATTTACAAAAGCATCTTTAAGCATGGTAAGTTTTACGATAACTGAAAAAGGTTATAGTATAAAAAATATTTCACAGGAAGATGTAGCTGATGGACTAAAACATCCGAGAAGCGTTATAGCTAAAGTTGCGTCATTAATGTACGGAAGGTATAAAACTTTAGAATTACCAATTGCACTTGTAAGCATGGATAATTGTTCGCACAATGGAGAAAAACTCTATAATGCAATAAATTCAATTGTAGAAAAATGGGCTAATGATGGGTTGGTTGAGAAAGGCTTTCTAAAGTATATCAATAATCCAGATAAAGTATCATTCCCATGGAGTATGATAGACAAAATCACACCAAGACCCTCAGATAGTGTTAAAAAAACATTGAATTTATCTGGGTTTGATAGTACCGATATAGTTATTACAAAAGGTAATACTTATATTGCACCTTTTGTTAACGCAGAAGGACCACAATATCTTGTATTAGAAGATAGTTTTCCAAATGGACGTATGCCACTTGAAAAGGCTGGAGTGTTTTTCACTGATAGAGAAACTGTGGAAAGGGTAGAAAAAATGAAGGTGTGTACTTGCTTAAATCCACTTCATACTGCACTTGCGATTTTCGGATGTTTACTTGGATTTAATCTCATTGCAGATGAAATGAAAGATCCTGCTTTAAAGAAGCTAGTGGAGAATATTGGCTATATTGAAGGGATGCCAGTAGTTGTTAATCCTAAAATATTTAATCCAGAAGATTTCATTAAAGAAGTAATTGAGGTAAGACTTCCTAATCCATATATACCAGATACTCCACAAAGAATAGTATCAGATACTTCTCAAAAAATTGGGATAAGATTTGGCGAAACAATTAAATCTTATATAGAAAGAGAGGACCTAGATCCTAAAAGTCTTAAATATATACCACTTGCTATTGCTGGCTGGTGTAGGTATTTAATGGCTAAAGATGATAATGGTAAGGAAATGGAATTAAGTCCTGATCCTTTACTAAATAAACTTAAAGCTTATGTTTCGGATATAAAGTTAAGTGAAACAGAAAACGTAGGTAATAAGTTAAAACCAATACTTTCTAATGAAGAAATATTTGGGTTGAATCTTTATACTATAGGTCTTGGAGAAAAAGTGGAAAATTATTTCAATGAAATGATTGCTGGTGTTGGAACAGTAAGGTTGACATTGAATAAATATGTAAATTGCAAGTAA